A genomic window from Syngnathus typhle isolate RoL2023-S1 ecotype Sweden linkage group LG18, RoL_Styp_1.0, whole genome shotgun sequence includes:
- the LOC133142725 gene encoding leucine zipper putative tumor suppressor 2 homolog yields MLTTGTAQRMAPDSPMRSQDEMNESLNGNVGEPPPRLIPVSGKLEKNMEKSVLRPTAFKPVVPKSRDAMQYLSPRHSANAPEIQNAHRELSPSGSERLSSYSAGRSGGGGSSGHSCSLSDSERNSLSSLAGGHSEAPKSAPSAVVYGHSDSGRSSSSKSPGSGSVSGQSQPRSDCGSGGRSPGMADSYEGVVRDLEDKLREREAELQLLRDNLNDNEAAICQAYEEKHKQFELELEELRQGCATRMQATSHKAQRAQQVLQMQVHQLQLEKKKLQEDFAQLLKEREQLEERCTSYEHDKIQMVPRLEETKWEVCQKSGEISLLKQQLKEAQVELAGRVSETGSLRGQLRDARAELSNAQALLQEAGVTARARAAELEVCENELQRRKSEAELLREKSARLEDELARLREPDKERVVLREMVGRIRGDLAWERQRAERQAGAFEEERRTWQEEKDKVLRYQQHLQENYLTMYQRNRQQELLLRDLRQKLESQEESQEESQEESQEESQEEIQEESQEESQEESQEESQDCDYDDSSGNEIV; encoded by the exons AACATGGAGAAATCAGTGCTGCGGCCAACCGCCTTCAAACCTGTGGTCCCTAAGAGCCGTGACGCCATGCAGTACCTGTCCCCGCGACACAGCGCCAACGCACCAGAGATCCAAAATGCCCACCGGGAGCTGTCGCCCTCCGGCTCGGAGAGACTCAGCTCGTACAGCGCCGGgcggagcggcggcggcgggagcaGCGGCCACTCTTGCTCACTGTCCGACTCGGAACGCAACTCGCTCTCCAGTCTGGCGGGGGGCCACTCAGAAGCGCCCAAAAGCGCCCCCTCTGCGGTCGTCTACGGACACTCGGACAGCGGCCGCTCGTCCTCCAGCAAGAGCCCCGGCTCCGGCTCGGTCAGCGGGCAAAGTCAGCCTCGGTCGGACTGCGGGTCCGGCGGGCGCTCGCCGGGAATGGCGGACAGCTACGAGGGCGTGGTCAGGGACTTGGAGGACAAGCTGAGGGAGCGTGAGGCGGAGCTCCAGCTACTCCGAGACAATCTGAATGACAATGAGGCTGCCATCTGTCAG GCCTACGAGGAGAAGCACAAGCAATTTGAGCTGGAGCTAGAGGAGCTGCGGCAGGGCTGCGCCACCAGGATGCAGGCCACCTCCCACAAAGCCCAGCGAGCCCAACAGGTGCTTCAGATGCAG GTTCATCAGCTCCAGCTGGAGAAGAAGAAGCTTCAGGAAGACTTTGCGCAGCTCCTCAAGGAACGTGAGCAGCTGGAGGAGCGCTGCACCTCTTACGAACACGACAAGATTCAGATGGTTCCGAGACTGGAGGAGACCAAATGGGAG GTGTGCCAGAAGTCTGGCGAGATTTCCCTGTTGAAGCAGCAGCTGAAGGAGGCGCAGGTCGAGCTGGCCGGGCGCGTGAGTGAGACCGGGTCGCTGCGTGGGCAACTGCGGGACGCCCGCGCCGAGCTGAGCAACGCCCAGGCCCTCCTGCAGGAGGCCGGCGTCACCGCCCGCGCCCGCGCCGCCGAGCTGGAAGTGTGCGAGAACGAGCTGCAGCGGCGCAAAAGCGAGGCCGAGTTGCTGCGGGAGAAGTCGGCGCGTTTGGAGGACGAGCTGGCGCGCCTGCGGGAGCCGGATAAAGAGCGGGTCGTACTCCGGGAGATGGTCGGGCGTATACGTGGGGACTTGGCTTGGGAAAGGCAGCGGGCCGAGAGGCAGGCGGGCGCTTTCGAGGAGGAGCGGCGGACGTGGCAGGAAGAGAAGGACAAAGTGCTGCGCTACCAGCAGCATCTGCAGGAGAACTATCTGACCATGTACCAACGCAACCGCCAGCAGGAGCTCCTCCTGAGGGACCTCAGACAGAAGCTGGAGAGCCAAGAGGAGAGCCAAGAGGAGAGCCAAGAGGAGAGCCAAGAGGAGAGCCAAGAGGAGATCCAAGAGGAGAGCCAAGAGGAGAGCCAAGAGGAGAGCCAAGAGGAGAGCCAAGACTGTGACTACGATGACAGCAGCGGCAATGAAATCGTCTGA